Genomic segment of Helicobacter enhydrae:
AAAATCTTTCCGTTATCCAAGCATTGAACGCGTTTTGATGATGGAAACACTTAGTGAAACAGATTTTGCCCCAAGTTTTCCACATCAAAGCTTCATTCCTAATGTTTTTGTAGATATTTCTGATTTTATTGAAAAAAAATGTGAAATTATGTCTATCTATGCAAGTGAGATTGCCCCTCCACCCTTTCCTCGCTCAATAGAAAATATCAAGGCTCTAGCCCTTTATCGTGGTAGCACTATGGGAGCATTCAATAAGAATGGTGTGGAAACAAATGCAACCCCAAAATACGCAGAGGCTTTTATGCTATTAAAGGAGAAAATTTTATGATCAAAATTGGAATGATTGGGGTAAGTGATGGCAATGGACATCCATATTCTTTTTCTGCAATATTCAATTACTATAATGCAGAAAAAATGAGACAGAGTGGCTGGGAAAATATATTCAACTATTTGCAAAAGGAAGAAAAAGATAATTTTGGAATCAAAGATGCAAATATCACTCATATTTGGACACAGGATTTAAATGAAAGCCAAAAAATTGCACAAGCATCAAATATTACTCATATATGCCAAACCTATCATGAAATGATTGATCAAGTCCAAGCAGTGATTATTGCTAGAGATGATTGGCGGTCTCATATAGAAATTGCTCTTCCATTTCTTGAAGCTGGAAAAAATGTTTTCATCGACAAACCTTTATCTCTTTCATTTGAAGAATGTGAGATTTTTCAACCCTATATAAAAAATGGCAAACTCATTAGCTTTTCAAGTCTTAAATTTTCTCCAGAACTTGATTCTATCAAAACAAGAATTAAAGATTTTGGAGAAATCAAACTTATTAGAGGCATTACTCCTAAAACATGGGAAAAATATGCCATTCATCTACTAGATGGCATTAGAGGGGTTTTGGATTTTGATTTTCAAGATATTGTGATTAATAGATGCCAACATGAATCCTTAACAATTTATACAAAAGAGAATATTTTGATACAGCTTGATTGTTTGGGAAATATGCAATATCCGATGCTGCAACTTGAGTTTTTTTCTTCTACAAATTATGAAAAAGCAAATTGTCTCAATGCTTTTGTATCCTTCAAAAGAATGCTAGAATATTTTGTTCAAAGCATCAAAGGACAAACAGAAATTCAAAATAATCTTAAAACACTCAAACAAATGGAAATTCTTATCAAAGGTCAGGAGATTCTAAATAAATGCAAATCCTAGCAATTCTTCAAGCACGCATGAGTTCAACAAGACTACCAGGGAAAGTTGCAATGAAGGTCAAAAATCAAACCATGCTTGAATATGAAATCAAAAGAATCCTCCAAGCAAAAAAAATTGATAAATTGGTAGTGGCAACATCAACTAACAATGAAGATGATATTATCGAAGAGATAACAAAACATAGTAATGTAGAATGTTTTAGAGGTAGTCTGCATAATGTCTTAGATCGTTACTTTCAGTGTACGATAAAATATCAACCCTCACATGTAGTAAGACTTACTGGGGATTGCCCCATTATTGATCCTTGCATCATTGATGATATTATTGAATTGCATTTAAAAACATTAGCAGATTACACAACCAATGGACTAAAAAGAACATTCCCCGATGGTTTAGATACAGAAATTATGACATTTGCAACACTCCAAAAAGTGCATCAAAGAGCAGTAAGTCAAAAAGATCTTGAACATGTAACACATTATATTTATACACATCCGCAAGAATTTAACATTCAACATTATCTCAATGATGAAGATTTTTCACATATTCGATGGACATTGGATTATGAAGAAGATTATAAATTACTAAAAAATATCATAGAATCTCAACCTAACAATACTTTTTCATGGAAGGAATTATTGTGAAGTTTA
This window contains:
- a CDS encoding Gfo/Idh/MocA family oxidoreductase — translated: MQKEEKDNFGIKDANITHIWTQDLNESQKIAQASNITHICQTYHEMIDQVQAVIIARDDWRSHIEIALPFLEAGKNVFIDKPLSLSFEECEIFQPYIKNGKLISFSSLKFSPELDSIKTRIKDFGEIKLIRGITPKTWEKYAIHLLDGIRGVLDFDFQDIVINRCQHESLTIYTKENILIQLDCLGNMQYPMLQLEFFSSTNYEKANCLNAFVSFKRMLEYFVQSIKGQTEIQNNLKTLKQMEILIKGQEILNKCKS
- a CDS encoding cytidylyltransferase domain-containing protein, which produces MQILAILQARMSSTRLPGKVAMKVKNQTMLEYEIKRILQAKKIDKLVVATSTNNEDDIIEEITKHSNVECFRGSLHNVLDRYFQCTIKYQPSHVVRLTGDCPIIDPCIIDDIIELHLKTLADYTTNGLKRTFPDGLDTEIMTFATLQKVHQRAVSQKDLEHVTHYIYTHPQEFNIQHYLNDEDFSHIRWTLDYEEDYKLLKNIIESQPNNTFSWKELL